One window of Enterobacter sp. RHBSTW-00175 genomic DNA carries:
- a CDS encoding type I restriction endonuclease subunit R produces the protein MAKMTESDIEVMVIEHLQGLGYEYVYGPDIEPSGINPLRSYQQVILEDKVRIALQRLNPHLSEQKCEEALKQVMQISTPDLMANNLAFHRLLTEGINIEVSKDGNTQGELACLIDFNDPTNNEFLVINQLTIKEGNHTRRPDLILFINGLPLVVIELKNAADENATVTGAYNQIKTYQNQIPVLFNYNAFNVISDGLEAKAGTVSADFSRYMTWKTANGKTQATSTQPQLEVLLQGLLNPVTLLDVIRHFIVFEASKHEDSKGIISIRTVKKMAAYHQYYAVNAAVLSTIRASGVNADSPSAEVALRQQGRNSKVLVNAQKTGDRKAGVVWHTQGSGKSLSMVFYTGKIVLALNNPTVVVITDRNDLDDQLFGTFSSATQLLRQTPKQADNREELKEYLRVASGGVVFTTIQKFQPNDGSNIYELLSDRTNIVVIADEAHRSQYGFSAKEVDVKDSEGNVTGKRTVYGFAKYMRDALPNATYLGFTGTPIEKTDVNTPAVFGNYVDIYDISQAVEDGATVRIFYESRLAKIAISDEGRQLIEDFDDEFNEDELTLTQKERSKWARIEGLIGSSKRIKAIAADMVLHFEQRLKSNADHGKGMIVTMSRRIAAELYKEIIALKPEWHSDDLNDGIIKVVMTSSAADGPEIAKHHTTKKERQVLANRMKDDDDKLKLVIVRDMWLTGFDAPSMHTLYIDKPMKGHNLMQAIARVNRVYKDKIGGLVVDYLGIASDLKEALSFYSDAGGRGDPAEVQEEAVTLMQEKLEILEGMMHGYDYKAYFAATTSQRLTIILESENHILGLDNGKGKMRFLAAVAALSQAFALATPHDKAMEAAPEVAFFQAVKARLNKFTENSDGSEEEHNDSLEVRVKQTIDQALVTDKVVDIFDAAGIQKPDISVLSEEFLQEMKDYQHRNIALETLKKLLSDEIKVRSNQSITQGKKLIDMLTSAINGYQNKVLTAAEVIDELIKLAKTIQESDSLASQLNLSAYEYAFYSAVADNDSARELMEKEKLRELAVVLTEAIRNNVSLDWTVKEAARAKIRVVVKRLLKKYGYPPDMSLLATETILKQAELLAGELGK, from the coding sequence ATGGCAAAGATGACCGAATCCGATATTGAAGTAATGGTAATTGAGCACCTGCAAGGGCTGGGCTATGAGTATGTTTACGGCCCGGACATTGAACCCAGTGGCATCAATCCGTTACGTAGCTATCAGCAGGTTATCCTTGAAGATAAGGTGCGTATTGCTCTACAACGCCTGAATCCGCACCTTAGTGAACAGAAGTGTGAGGAAGCCCTGAAACAGGTGATGCAGATCAGCACACCTGATCTAATGGCAAACAATCTGGCCTTTCATCGCCTGTTGACCGAAGGGATCAATATCGAAGTCAGTAAGGATGGTAATACACAAGGAGAGCTGGCCTGCCTGATCGACTTTAACGATCCCACTAATAATGAATTTCTGGTCATTAATCAGCTCACCATCAAAGAAGGCAATCATACCCGCCGACCTGATCTTATTTTATTCATCAACGGCCTGCCATTAGTCGTTATCGAACTTAAAAATGCCGCTGACGAAAATGCTACGGTAACAGGTGCCTATAATCAGATTAAAACCTATCAGAACCAAATCCCCGTTCTGTTTAACTACAATGCTTTTAATGTGATATCTGACGGGCTGGAAGCCAAAGCGGGGACGGTTTCTGCCGATTTCAGTCGTTATATGACATGGAAAACCGCTAATGGTAAAACACAAGCTACCAGTACCCAACCACAGCTCGAAGTTTTATTACAGGGATTGCTTAATCCTGTAACGCTGTTGGATGTGATCCGCCACTTTATCGTGTTTGAAGCCAGCAAACATGAAGACAGCAAAGGGATTATCAGTATCCGTACCGTTAAAAAAATGGCTGCTTATCACCAGTACTACGCGGTTAATGCAGCAGTACTTTCCACTATTCGTGCCTCAGGTGTAAATGCAGATTCCCCCTCTGCCGAAGTAGCACTGCGCCAGCAGGGACGTAACAGTAAAGTTCTTGTTAATGCGCAAAAAACCGGAGATCGTAAAGCGGGGGTCGTGTGGCATACCCAGGGTTCCGGTAAATCGCTTTCGATGGTGTTTTATACCGGGAAGATTGTACTGGCGCTGAATAATCCAACAGTGGTAGTGATCACTGACCGTAACGATTTGGATGATCAGCTATTCGGTACGTTTTCTTCTGCCACTCAGCTACTTCGTCAGACACCAAAACAGGCCGACAACCGGGAAGAACTCAAAGAATATTTGCGCGTAGCCTCTGGTGGTGTGGTGTTTACCACTATTCAAAAATTCCAGCCTAATGATGGCAGCAATATCTATGAGTTGTTGTCAGACAGAACCAATATTGTCGTTATCGCTGATGAAGCCCACCGTTCACAATACGGTTTCAGCGCCAAAGAAGTTGACGTGAAAGACAGTGAAGGCAACGTTACAGGTAAGCGCACTGTTTATGGCTTTGCCAAATATATGCGTGATGCCTTACCTAATGCGACCTATCTCGGCTTTACCGGAACCCCCATAGAAAAAACGGACGTCAACACGCCTGCTGTTTTTGGTAACTATGTTGATATCTACGATATCTCGCAGGCCGTTGAAGATGGTGCAACAGTTCGTATCTTTTATGAAAGCCGTCTTGCCAAAATTGCCATCAGTGATGAAGGTCGTCAGCTTATTGAAGACTTTGATGATGAGTTTAACGAGGACGAACTGACGCTCACGCAAAAAGAACGTTCTAAATGGGCCAGAATCGAAGGTTTGATTGGCAGTTCAAAACGTATTAAAGCGATTGCGGCGGATATGGTTCTGCACTTTGAGCAGCGCTTAAAATCCAATGCCGATCATGGTAAGGGCATGATTGTTACCATGTCCCGCCGTATTGCTGCTGAACTATATAAAGAAATCATAGCCTTAAAACCTGAATGGCACAGCGATGATTTAAATGACGGTATAATAAAAGTCGTCATGACCTCTTCTGCTGCTGACGGGCCAGAAATTGCCAAACACCACACCACAAAAAAAGAACGTCAGGTTCTGGCTAACCGTATGAAGGATGACGACGACAAGCTGAAACTGGTGATAGTGCGTGATATGTGGTTAACCGGCTTCGACGCTCCCAGCATGCATACGCTGTATATCGACAAACCAATGAAAGGCCACAACCTTATGCAGGCAATTGCCCGTGTGAACCGTGTGTATAAAGATAAGATAGGCGGTCTGGTTGTTGACTATCTGGGCATTGCCTCTGATTTAAAAGAAGCCCTCTCCTTTTACTCTGATGCAGGTGGACGTGGAGATCCTGCTGAGGTTCAGGAAGAAGCCGTAACGCTCATGCAGGAAAAGCTGGAAATCCTGGAAGGCATGATGCATGGATACGATTACAAAGCTTACTTTGCCGCAACTACCTCACAACGCCTGACAATTATTCTTGAATCAGAAAACCATATTTTAGGGCTGGATAACGGTAAAGGTAAAATGCGTTTCCTGGCTGCGGTTGCAGCCTTGTCGCAGGCATTTGCATTGGCGACACCGCACGATAAAGCAATGGAAGCGGCACCCGAAGTAGCATTCTTCCAGGCAGTAAAAGCCAGACTGAATAAATTTACTGAAAACTCAGACGGATCAGAAGAAGAACACAATGACAGTCTGGAAGTTCGGGTAAAACAGACTATCGATCAGGCTCTGGTTACCGATAAAGTTGTTGATATTTTTGACGCTGCTGGGATACAAAAGCCTGATATTTCCGTTCTTTCTGAAGAATTCCTTCAGGAAATGAAGGATTACCAACACAGAAATATTGCTTTGGAAACGCTTAAAAAACTGCTTTCTGACGAGATCAAGGTTCGCTCGAATCAAAGTATCACCCAAGGCAAAAAACTGATTGATATGCTGACCTCTGCAATCAATGGCTACCAGAACAAGGTACTGACCGCAGCGGAGGTAATTGATGAGCTAATCAAGCTTGCCAAGACTATCCAGGAATCTGACAGCCTTGCCAGCCAGTTAAACCTCAGCGCTTATGAATATGCCTTCTATTCTGCTGTTGCAGATAACGACAGTGCTCGCGAGTTAATGGAAAAGGAAAAACTACGAGAACTGGCAGTCGTACTTACAGAGGCTATCCGCAACAATGTCAGTCTTGACTGGACAGTGAAAGAAGCAGCAAGAGCAAAAATTCGCGTGGTGGTAAAACGTCTGCTCAAAAAATATGGTTATCCACCCGATATGTCCTTGCTCGCCACAGAGACCATTTTGAAGCAGGCTGAACTTTTAGCTGGAGAATTAGGAAAATGA
- the kwaA gene encoding anti-phage protein KwaA: MDSRPYLKTVLYILSLWLLFLSLLIMSYDKVLIKNVWDYIFTENFTFSISSLKVRNIVFIVSLIFIFIGAIILIVLANSFGSGWSVACTVSDISNENHEHLEFLTTYIMPLVFTDVDSKRTVLNLGLMIFLIGAIYVKTNRFYSNPSLAILGFRIYKANVHDRGVKKCTVICRSVLKSTDNIKYIKIDNETYLAKIV; this comes from the coding sequence ATGGATAGCAGGCCATATCTTAAAACAGTACTATATATACTATCACTATGGCTTCTATTTTTATCATTATTAATTATGTCCTACGATAAGGTTTTGATAAAAAATGTGTGGGACTATATTTTTACTGAAAACTTTACTTTCTCAATCTCGTCATTGAAAGTGAGAAATATCGTTTTCATAGTTAGTTTGATTTTCATCTTTATTGGTGCAATTATTTTAATAGTCCTTGCAAATAGCTTTGGTTCGGGTTGGTCTGTTGCATGCACTGTCTCGGATATCAGCAATGAAAACCATGAACATTTAGAGTTTTTAACCACTTATATAATGCCCTTAGTTTTCACTGATGTCGATAGTAAGAGAACTGTATTAAATTTAGGATTGATGATATTTTTAATCGGCGCAATATACGTAAAGACAAACCGGTTTTATTCTAACCCATCACTTGCAATACTCGGATTCAGAATATACAAAGCTAATGTCCATGACCGTGGAGTGAAAAAATGCACAGTAATCTGCCGCAGTGTTCTAAAGAGCACAGATAATATAAAGTATATAAAAATCGACAATGAAACTTATTTGGCTAAAATAGTGTAG
- a CDS encoding Kiwa anti-phage protein KwaB-like domain-containing protein, with the protein MFTNIENISKSKRISGEAFFVTDIQGTIDIFKVNLEPDAEKDLTTSFSKSLINNIIEPNRGKVAVPLVSTLLERDKQVFEYDHLAINHLPIEFTKMNNVLNFGVNGNATQFDFATQSLTSVKAVIYHLCDGNGNSVVIYQHKYPVSLHKKTKKSFLSLNGRTLDKITHDSIDINDTIDFFFFQNKYYALNIKLLERMYGLESVIDNLANNSTPLIINLGIVNTQGMPVPLDIFKDMYKDRAFMRRLAMVSKGNLVKTGVSVPQIQQVMQKFPVFQRNIDLTGGLINLNTKDQKRYFIRLLNNEASFAALDNSPFLAVEKDSAA; encoded by the coding sequence ATGTTCACTAACATTGAAAATATTTCAAAATCGAAACGCATCTCTGGCGAAGCTTTTTTTGTCACTGATATTCAAGGTACGATAGATATATTTAAGGTTAACCTTGAACCTGATGCTGAAAAAGATCTGACCACTTCATTTTCTAAAAGCTTAATCAATAATATTATTGAACCTAACAGAGGTAAAGTGGCCGTTCCACTTGTATCAACTTTATTAGAAAGAGATAAACAAGTTTTCGAATATGATCACTTAGCAATTAATCATCTCCCAATTGAATTTACTAAAATGAACAACGTGCTAAATTTCGGTGTCAATGGGAATGCAACACAGTTTGATTTTGCAACACAAAGCCTGACATCGGTAAAAGCCGTAATTTACCACCTTTGTGATGGTAATGGAAACAGCGTAGTCATTTACCAACATAAATATCCTGTTTCTCTACATAAGAAAACAAAAAAGTCTTTCTTGAGTCTAAATGGCAGAACCTTAGATAAGATCACTCATGACAGTATTGATATAAATGACACGATTGACTTCTTCTTTTTTCAGAATAAGTACTATGCGCTAAACATTAAACTTCTTGAAAGAATGTATGGATTAGAAAGTGTAATAGATAATCTTGCAAATAACTCAACGCCATTAATAATAAACCTTGGAATTGTTAATACACAAGGTATGCCAGTGCCACTAGATATTTTCAAGGACATGTATAAAGACAGAGCATTTATGCGTAGACTTGCTATGGTTTCAAAAGGGAATTTAGTAAAAACGGGAGTTTCAGTCCCTCAAATACAACAAGTTATGCAAAAATTCCCTGTATTTCAACGGAATATTGATCTAACAGGAGGATTAATAAACCTTAATACTAAAGATCAAAAGAGATACTTTATTCGGCTTCTAAATAATGAAGCATCTTTTGCAGCACTTGATAACTCGCCCTTCCTGGCTGTTGAAAAAGACTCCGCTGCTTAA
- a CDS encoding ankyrin repeat domain-containing protein gives MISRENNKNNLFRVKSKNGVLRCLKAGMDINMCNSKGQTALFTCNVPEAIQAMIDADIDIHHLDNDGNNALFYAQNVETVELLVSNGINVNHRNKSGTLAIQHIDVSPGLVKYLIKAGLDIHTKDSYGNSFLFIPFEGYVYDALIEAGCDINHKNLSGQTAFDYWQSENHSIAGKYTHWESKNDNYIRFLIRNIHLKDSSKIVFTNITFKSIELLSLLIKQKNEFEISDKCIITPTNADVKKLILQLKKLTDISHVWFYINSTYLLTHYAGRLLIKWLICYDIKVDIESLKERYFYEEILQEKSQREQKVLRTTIQPVTCKAITKKRL, from the coding sequence ATGATATCAAGAGAAAATAATAAAAATAACCTATTCCGTGTAAAGTCTAAAAATGGTGTCCTTCGTTGCCTTAAGGCTGGCATGGATATAAATATGTGCAATAGTAAAGGTCAAACTGCTCTTTTTACCTGTAATGTACCTGAAGCTATACAGGCAATGATTGACGCTGACATTGACATTCACCACTTGGATAATGACGGTAATAATGCATTATTCTATGCTCAAAATGTTGAAACAGTGGAACTTCTTGTCAGCAATGGTATTAATGTTAACCACCGGAATAAGTCAGGTACCCTTGCGATTCAACATATTGATGTTTCACCAGGGTTAGTAAAATATCTTATCAAAGCTGGACTAGATATCCATACCAAAGATAGCTATGGCAACTCCTTTCTTTTCATTCCATTTGAAGGATATGTATACGATGCACTCATTGAGGCTGGTTGCGACATTAATCATAAAAATTTAAGCGGGCAGACAGCATTCGATTACTGGCAGTCAGAAAACCACAGCATAGCTGGTAAATATACTCACTGGGAATCTAAAAACGATAACTACATTCGTTTTCTTATCCGTAATATTCATCTTAAAGACAGTTCAAAAATTGTATTCACGAACATTACATTTAAATCAATTGAGCTGTTGTCGTTACTTATAAAGCAAAAAAATGAATTTGAGATAAGTGATAAGTGCATTATCACACCAACAAATGCCGACGTTAAAAAATTAATTTTACAACTAAAGAAACTGACAGACATTAGTCATGTTTGGTTTTACATAAACAGTACATATCTACTGACTCACTATGCAGGAAGACTGCTAATTAAATGGTTAATATGTTATGATATAAAAGTTGATATAGAATCACTAAAAGAACGCTACTTCTATGAAGAAATCCTCCAGGAAAAATCACAGAGAGAGCAAAAGGTTTTACGAACAACGATTCAACCAGTTACCTGTAAAGCAATTACAAAAAAAAGATTATGA
- a CDS encoding ankyrin repeat domain-containing protein, translating into MNNNAINALLSCKTPKDIQACINAGSDINTLDSFGRNILFYCKNPRMIDTLVKAGIDFNHADNYGHNVLFNQRNPHILKKLIDSGVDIHHKNGLGQTCLCSLADNISCCKTLINAGINVNNVDKCGRTILFYVKNHSIFDLMVQAGCDINHRDNQGHGIFEICYSLGDFKAKMLIRHISMKDSSPVIFNYLNSESLQIMDLLQKKNLNFTISDNCQVYLSANENEMSSFFSELKKKTDISNTHFRHIVLRGYDLRGDIETIKWFIRNDIKIDKKQLEQHIRHDEICKYIAEHERKKLSEIMKQTISLMPVKRRL; encoded by the coding sequence ATGAATAACAACGCAATAAATGCATTACTCTCTTGTAAAACTCCAAAAGACATTCAGGCTTGCATTAATGCAGGCTCCGATATTAATACACTGGATTCGTTTGGAAGAAATATACTGTTTTACTGTAAAAACCCAAGAATGATTGACACTCTGGTTAAAGCAGGAATAGATTTTAACCATGCTGACAACTATGGTCACAATGTTTTGTTTAACCAGCGAAATCCTCACATACTGAAAAAATTGATTGATTCCGGCGTAGATATACACCACAAAAATGGTCTCGGCCAAACCTGTTTATGCTCGTTAGCTGATAATATATCCTGTTGCAAAACCCTGATCAATGCTGGAATTAATGTCAACAATGTGGATAAATGCGGAAGAACAATACTTTTTTACGTAAAAAATCACTCTATCTTTGATTTGATGGTTCAGGCCGGTTGCGATATAAACCACAGAGATAACCAGGGTCACGGTATTTTTGAAATTTGCTATTCATTAGGCGATTTCAAAGCCAAAATGCTCATTCGTCATATTAGTATGAAGGATAGCAGTCCAGTAATTTTCAACTACCTCAACAGCGAAAGTCTGCAGATAATGGATTTGCTTCAGAAGAAAAACCTTAACTTTACTATCTCTGATAACTGCCAGGTTTATCTAAGTGCCAATGAAAATGAAATGAGCTCTTTCTTCAGCGAACTAAAGAAGAAGACAGATATCAGCAACACACATTTTCGCCATATTGTACTGCGAGGTTATGATTTACGCGGGGACATTGAAACAATTAAATGGTTTATCCGCAATGACATCAAAATAGATAAAAAACAACTGGAACAGCATATTCGACATGATGAGATTTGTAAATATATAGCAGAACATGAGAGAAAGAAACTTAGCGAAATTATGAAACAAACAATATCTTTAATGCCAGTAAAACGTAGATTGTAA
- a CDS encoding relaxase/mobilization nuclease domain-containing protein, which produces MKGMQKIKRGKQFAGVVLYSLKSGSHHKITPYIIGGNMTGSTAAELISEFEGTRLLRPGVAKPVWHNSLRLPKGETLSVRQWAAFADDYMTRMGFTETHLRCYIMHDDSDGQHIHIIANRINMVGGKLYLGKNENLISTRIISELEKVHKLTQTTSAISSHSQEKRKPSRNELMMAERTTTPCPRSTLQSLIDNALTGRPDLLTFIAMLEKVDVSCKPNIASTGKMNGFSFQYQGIAFKASQLGKKYGWSSLQTLIDFVPEHLTLLKQAQKPTVPAPVPLTVPMPVPMPSCESEEQAANRETILEKIHQLEEKIRLERQQETVGIIQLRSKLHNTTRQIPRQRRLKAWLVLLGHIVALLRRRGMSLLHATAHSFHQILHLHLLTPCHSMTTNPIKEQLVKNNHHPAP; this is translated from the coding sequence GTGAAAGGCATGCAGAAAATAAAGCGGGGTAAACAGTTTGCAGGTGTGGTTCTCTATAGCCTTAAGTCAGGATCTCACCACAAAATCACGCCTTATATTATCGGTGGCAACATGACGGGAAGCACTGCTGCTGAACTTATCAGTGAATTTGAAGGCACAAGACTACTGCGCCCCGGTGTCGCCAAACCTGTCTGGCATAATTCGCTTCGCCTGCCAAAGGGAGAAACACTGTCAGTCAGACAATGGGCGGCATTCGCTGACGATTATATGACCCGGATGGGATTCACTGAAACCCATCTTCGCTGCTATATCATGCACGATGATTCGGACGGGCAGCATATCCATATAATAGCTAACAGAATTAACATGGTCGGTGGGAAGCTGTACCTTGGGAAAAATGAAAATCTTATCAGTACCCGGATTATCAGCGAGCTGGAGAAAGTCCACAAACTCACTCAAACCACATCTGCAATCAGTAGTCATAGTCAGGAGAAAAGAAAGCCTTCCCGCAACGAGCTGATGATGGCTGAAAGAACGACAACTCCCTGCCCCAGGTCCACTCTGCAGAGCCTGATTGATAATGCGTTAACCGGCCGCCCTGATTTGCTGACTTTTATCGCTATGCTGGAAAAGGTAGACGTCAGCTGCAAACCCAATATCGCCTCAACGGGAAAAATGAACGGCTTTTCATTTCAGTACCAAGGTATTGCCTTTAAAGCCTCTCAATTGGGTAAAAAATATGGCTGGTCTTCCCTGCAAACATTGATTGATTTCGTACCGGAACATCTGACTTTACTGAAACAAGCACAAAAGCCAACAGTACCTGCACCTGTGCCATTAACAGTGCCAATGCCAGTGCCAATGCCATCATGCGAGTCTGAAGAACAGGCTGCAAACCGGGAAACGATTCTGGAGAAAATCCATCAGCTTGAAGAAAAAATTCGTCTGGAAAGACAACAGGAGACAGTGGGTATCATTCAGCTCAGGAGCAAGCTGCACAATACAACCCGTCAGATACCCCGCCAGCGTCGCCTGAAGGCGTGGCTTGTATTGCTCGGCCATATTGTGGCACTTCTCAGGCGCAGGGGCATGTCTCTGTTACATGCCACTGCACATTCTTTCCACCAAATCCTGCACCTGCATCTTCTGACACCCTGTCATTCCATGACAACAAATCCCATTAAAGAACAATTAGTTAAAAACAACCACCATCCTGCACCATAA